From Halorientalis litorea:
TCGTGTTCGTGATAGCTCACGAGTTCGGTTCCGTCGTGGCCGTCCTCGACGAACTCGAACAGCGAGCGTGCGTCGCCGTCCTGTGATAGTTCGACGGTGAACCGAGCGATGCCCTCACTCGCCGTCACCTCTTTCGTGACCGCACCCCGGTCCGCGAGTGCGGCCACGAGCGACGAGCGACAAGTCACCCCGAGAAGCGTCTCGTCGTCGTACTCGGCGAGGAGCGTGACGTCGGCGACGACATCGTCGGCCGCGACGGCGGCGAGGGCCGCCTCGGCGTCGGTTTCGCGAACCCGGTAGAACAGTTTGATGTGGCCGTCCTCGTCGTAGACCGACCCCGAGTATGTGAGCGTGCAGTCGGCCGCCGCCGAGAGCCGTGCCGGGAAGCACGTCTCGTCGTCGACGGTGAACTCCATCTCGACGACACGGTCCGCCGTCAGCGTCTGTTTGCTCTCCAACGCGTCGAGAGTGTTCGCCGTGGCCCGCCCCAACGCTTCGAGAACGGCCTGCTCGCGCTCGTCGAAGGCGTCCGGTTGGTCGGCACAGACGGTGAGGACGCCGTAGGCGGTGTCGTGGCTGGCAATCGGGACGGCCATGACCGCCTCGACACCCGCGTCGCCATACACCCGCCCGAGTCGCGTGTCCGGGTCAATAGATTGGACAGTGACGACTTCGCCCTCGGTGTACGCTCGCACCGTCGGGTCCCCGGTGTCGTCGGCGAGTGGATAGGTCACGGCATCGATATCGACATCGGTCACCCCTGCGTCCGCCTGCAGGGTGAGGGAGTCCGCCGCGACATCGGCGTCGGCGACCCACGCGTACACGTACGGCTCCGCGTCGGCGAGTCGCTCACACACGCCCGTCTCGATTTCGCCGCGGGACTGGGCCTCGACGAGGAGTTTCGTGATGTCCTGTACGAGCCCGTTGATGCGCTCGATGAGGTGTTCGAGGCGTCCGCGCTCCTGTTCGGCCCGTTCGGCGTGGTCCTGTGCGTCGAGTTCCGCCAGTCGCCGGTCGGTGATGTCGATGTGTGTCACCGTCACATACCGTGTCGTGCCGAGCGTGAACGGCGTCGCCCGCATCAGGAACCACTGCTTGCGCTCGTCGGTGTGGCACGGGTATTCGAGCGTGAACGAGTCGCGGTCGCCGTCGATGACGGAGCGGATGCCGGTCACCGCGTCGGCGGCGTACTCGTCCGCCGTCGGGTCGACTGCATCGAAGTAGTTGACCTGCGCCGCCTCCGGCGACGTCCCCGCTCCGTCGCTGGCACCCCACGAGTTGTTCGTGAAACGGATCGTGCCCTCCTCGTCGAGGACAGCGACCTGACTCGACAGCGTATCGAGTGCGGCACGCGTTATCGATGCGGTCGCTTCCATTCCCATACACTCGGGGCCGGACGTTCATAAATCTCGGCGGCGAACCGGTCTTTTCAACAGGAGAAAACTAGGAGTGTATTTTAAGTTTC
This genomic window contains:
- a CDS encoding bacterio-opsin activator domain-containing protein, with protein sequence MEATASITRAALDTLSSQVAVLDEEGTIRFTNNSWGASDGAGTSPEAAQVNYFDAVDPTADEYAADAVTGIRSVIDGDRDSFTLEYPCHTDERKQWFLMRATPFTLGTTRYVTVTHIDITDRRLAELDAQDHAERAEQERGRLEHLIERINGLVQDITKLLVEAQSRGEIETGVCERLADAEPYVYAWVADADVAADSLTLQADAGVTDVDIDAVTYPLADDTGDPTVRAYTEGEVVTVQSIDPDTRLGRVYGDAGVEAVMAVPIASHDTAYGVLTVCADQPDAFDEREQAVLEALGRATANTLDALESKQTLTADRVVEMEFTVDDETCFPARLSAAADCTLTYSGSVYDEDGHIKLFYRVRETDAEAALAAVAADDVVADVTLLAEYDDETLLGVTCRSSLVAALADRGAVTKEVTASEGIARFTVELSQDGDARSLFEFVEDGHDGTELVSYHEHDRPVQTRQEFRDSLEDRLTDRQLTALRTAYYSGFFDWPRDVNGDELAETMDISRSTFHQHLRTAERKVFDAFFDRA